A genomic region of Caldicellulosiruptor acetigenus contains the following coding sequences:
- the cimA gene encoding citramalate synthase: MENNKTIIIYDSTLRDGAQAGGISYTLEDKLKIVERLDKFGVKFIEAGNPGSNIKDQEFFARVKKMRLKNAKLIAFGSTRRVGIDVKDDPNIQSLIAADTEAVAIFGKSWDFHVKEVLKTTEDENLQMIYDTIKYLKSLGKYVVFDAEHFFDGYKNNKKYALETLKVAKEAGADSLDLCDTNGGTFPMDIYNITKEVVEMFPGTLIGIHCHNDTGMAVANSIMAVLAGARQVQGTINGYGERCGNADLITLIPNLQLKLGFKCVPDENIKHLTSLSRYVAEIANMIPNERAPYVGAYAFTHKAGMHIDAVKKNPASFEHINPEVVGNARRIVLSEVAGRATILDKIREIDPTVTKDSPVTKEIIDELKRLENEGYQFESAEASFEMLIRKKLGLYQPFFTLKEFKVLINEPAVEYSSSAIVKIAVDGVTAITAAEGDGPVHALDNALRKALEKFYPELKEVHLVDYKVRVLNAETATAAKVRVLIESTDGKDTWTTVGVSTDIVNASWIALVDSLEYKLCKEKVGK, from the coding sequence GTGGAAAATAATAAGACCATTATCATCTATGACTCAACCTTAAGAGACGGTGCTCAGGCTGGTGGAATTTCATATACTCTGGAAGATAAGCTCAAGATTGTAGAGAGGCTTGACAAATTTGGTGTGAAATTTATCGAGGCAGGCAATCCCGGTTCTAACATCAAAGACCAGGAGTTTTTCGCAAGAGTTAAAAAGATGAGATTGAAAAACGCAAAGCTTATCGCCTTTGGTTCAACAAGGCGAGTGGGAATTGACGTTAAAGATGACCCTAACATCCAGTCGCTAATTGCTGCTGACACCGAAGCTGTTGCAATCTTTGGCAAGTCGTGGGATTTTCATGTCAAAGAGGTCTTGAAAACAACAGAGGACGAAAATCTTCAGATGATTTATGACACTATAAAATATTTAAAGTCTTTGGGCAAGTATGTTGTATTTGACGCAGAGCACTTTTTTGATGGCTACAAGAATAACAAAAAATACGCTTTGGAGACTTTAAAGGTTGCAAAAGAGGCAGGCGCAGATTCTTTAGACCTGTGCGATACAAACGGTGGCACCTTCCCAATGGATATTTATAACATCACAAAAGAAGTTGTTGAGATGTTTCCTGGGACATTAATTGGAATTCACTGTCACAACGACACAGGTATGGCTGTTGCAAACTCAATCATGGCAGTTTTGGCAGGAGCACGTCAGGTTCAGGGAACTATCAACGGATATGGTGAGAGGTGTGGAAATGCAGACCTTATCACGCTCATACCAAATCTTCAGCTAAAGCTTGGCTTTAAATGTGTACCAGATGAGAACATAAAACACCTGACATCACTTTCAAGGTATGTTGCAGAGATTGCCAACATGATTCCAAACGAAAGAGCACCATATGTTGGAGCTTATGCATTTACTCACAAGGCCGGAATGCACATTGATGCTGTCAAGAAAAATCCAGCCTCTTTTGAGCATATCAATCCTGAGGTTGTTGGAAATGCAAGAAGGATAGTACTGTCTGAGGTTGCAGGAAGGGCTACAATTCTTGACAAGATTCGCGAGATTGACCCGACAGTTACAAAAGACTCACCTGTGACAAAAGAGATTATTGATGAGCTAAAGCGCCTTGAAAATGAAGGGTATCAGTTTGAGTCTGCAGAGGCTTCATTTGAGATGTTAATTAGAAAAAAGCTGGGGCTTTACCAGCCGTTCTTTACTCTCAAAGAGTTTAAAGTGCTCATTAACGAGCCGGCAGTAGAGTACAGCTCATCTGCAATTGTAAAGATTGCGGTAGATGGAGTTACAGCAATCACTGCTGCTGAAGGTGATGGCCCTGTTCATGCTTTAGATAATGCTTTGAGAAAGGCTTTGGAAAAATTCTACCCAGAGCTAAAAGAGGTGCATCTTGTTGACTATAAAGTGCGGGTACTGAATGCAGAGACTGCAACTGCTGCAAAGGTAAGAGTTCTGATTGAGTCAACAGACGGCAAAGACACCTGGACAACTGTAGGTGTTTCAACCGACATTGTAAATGCAAGCT
- a CDS encoding 2-isopropylmalate synthase has translation MGKRVIKIFDTTLRDGEQTPGVSLNVNEKLEIAKQLEKLKVDVIEAGFAIASPGDFEAIKVISENIKDAVIVSLARAVEKDIDRAYEALKKASSPRIHTFIATSDIHMKYKLKMTEDEVLERAVAMVKYAKKYVSDVEFSCEDATRSRIEFLIKVFDAVIKAGATVINIPDTVGYTTPEEMKRIIRAIKENIPDIDKVQISVHCHNDLGLAVANSLAAVEEGVHQVECTINGLGERAGNAALEEIVMALKTRKDFYDVDVLIDTTQIYRTSKLVSSLTGVFVQPNKAIVGANAFAHESGIHQHGVLSERTTYEIIDPVSIGLPKNRMVLGKHSGRHAFEERLKELGYTDLTREEIDAAFEKFKVLADKKKVVLDKDIEALLEQKSLNIPETYELVRFQIISGNGLISTASVKIKSGDEEFEEAATGDGPVDAIFKAIDRITGLQVELDDYSIKAVTQGKDALGEVTVRIKKDGKAFLGRGLSTDILEASAKAYVNAINKMLYKISEE, from the coding sequence ATGGGAAAAAGAGTTATAAAGATATTTGATACCACGCTCAGAGACGGTGAGCAAACACCAGGTGTGTCGCTCAACGTCAATGAAAAGCTTGAGATTGCAAAACAGCTTGAAAAGCTCAAAGTTGATGTGATAGAAGCAGGGTTTGCAATAGCCTCTCCTGGCGATTTTGAGGCAATAAAGGTCATCTCAGAAAACATAAAAGATGCTGTTATAGTATCTTTGGCACGAGCAGTAGAAAAGGATATAGACAGAGCTTATGAAGCGCTCAAAAAGGCTTCATCCCCAAGAATTCATACGTTCATTGCAACAAGTGATATTCATATGAAATACAAGCTCAAGATGACAGAAGATGAGGTTTTGGAAAGAGCAGTTGCAATGGTAAAATATGCAAAAAAATATGTGTCTGATGTAGAGTTTTCGTGTGAGGATGCAACACGTTCAAGGATTGAGTTTTTGATAAAGGTTTTTGACGCTGTAATAAAAGCCGGTGCAACAGTAATAAACATTCCTGACACAGTTGGCTACACAACACCAGAAGAGATGAAAAGGATTATTCGAGCAATAAAAGAAAACATTCCTGACATTGACAAGGTCCAGATTTCAGTTCACTGCCACAACGACTTAGGTCTTGCTGTTGCAAACTCATTGGCTGCTGTGGAAGAAGGGGTTCACCAGGTTGAATGCACAATAAATGGTCTTGGTGAGAGAGCTGGGAATGCTGCTTTAGAAGAAATTGTTATGGCTCTCAAGACAAGAAAAGACTTTTACGATGTTGATGTTTTGATTGACACAACTCAGATTTACCGAACAAGCAAGCTTGTGTCTTCACTCACAGGCGTATTTGTTCAGCCAAACAAGGCAATTGTTGGTGCAAATGCATTTGCACACGAGTCTGGAATTCATCAGCATGGAGTGCTCTCAGAGAGAACAACATACGAGATTATTGACCCTGTGTCAATTGGTCTTCCAAAGAACAGGATGGTTTTGGGCAAGCACTCAGGTCGACATGCATTTGAAGAAAGGCTCAAAGAACTTGGATACACAGACCTCACAAGAGAAGAGATTGACGCTGCATTTGAAAAATTTAAAGTTTTGGCAGACAAAAAGAAGGTTGTGCTTGACAAAGACATTGAAGCACTTTTAGAACAAAAGTCACTCAATATCCCCGAGACATATGAGCTTGTGAGGTTCCAGATAATAAGCGGAAATGGTCTTATATCAACCGCATCTGTGAAAATAAAATCGGGTGATGAGGAGTTTGAAGAGGCGGCAACTGGCGATGGTCCTGTTGATGCAATCTTCAAGGCAATTGACAGAATTACAGGTCTTCAGGTTGAACTTGATGATTACAGTATAAAGGCTGTCACCCAGGGCAAGGATGCTCTTGGAGAGGTTACAGTCAGAATAAAGAAAGACGGTAAAGCGTTTTTGGGCAGAGGACTTTCCACCGATATTTTAGAAGCAAGTGCCAAAGCGTATGTAAATGCTATAAATAAGATGCTGTATAAAATTTCAGAGGAGTAA
- the ilvC gene encoding ketol-acid reductoisomerase — MAKIFYEEDCNLDLLKDKTVAVIGFGSQGHAHALNLRDSGINVVVGLYHGSKSWAKAESHGLKVMTADEATKVADVIMILVNDEKQPKLFKESIEPNLKEGKAIAFAHGFNIHFGQIVPPPYVDVIMIAPKGPGHTVRSQYEEGKGVPALVAVHQDYTGKALDIALAYAKGIGASRAGIILTTFKEETETDLFGEQAVLCGGLTELIKAGFDTLVEAGYQPEIAYFECLHEMKLIVDLIWQGGLSLMRYSISDTAEYGDYMTGKRIITEETRKEMKKVLEEIQNGTFAKKWILENMAGRPEFNSIRRREQNLLIEQVGKELRKMMPWIKPIKE, encoded by the coding sequence ATGGCAAAGATATTCTATGAAGAAGATTGCAATTTAGACCTACTTAAAGACAAGACAGTTGCAGTGATTGGCTTTGGTAGCCAGGGTCATGCACATGCACTAAACTTGAGAGATTCTGGTATAAACGTTGTTGTTGGACTTTATCATGGTAGCAAGTCTTGGGCAAAGGCAGAAAGTCATGGTCTTAAAGTCATGACAGCTGATGAGGCAACAAAAGTTGCAGATGTCATCATGATTCTTGTAAATGATGAAAAACAGCCAAAGCTATTTAAAGAGAGCATAGAGCCAAATTTAAAAGAAGGAAAGGCAATAGCATTTGCGCACGGGTTTAACATTCACTTTGGTCAGATAGTTCCACCGCCCTACGTTGATGTTATAATGATAGCTCCAAAAGGGCCGGGGCACACAGTCAGAAGCCAGTATGAAGAGGGAAAAGGCGTGCCAGCTTTGGTTGCTGTACATCAGGACTACACAGGGAAAGCTCTTGATATTGCGTTGGCATATGCAAAAGGTATTGGTGCATCAAGGGCTGGAATAATCCTTACTACATTTAAAGAAGAAACAGAGACAGACCTTTTTGGTGAGCAGGCAGTTTTATGTGGCGGTCTTACAGAGCTTATCAAAGCCGGGTTTGATACACTGGTTGAAGCAGGATACCAGCCAGAGATTGCGTATTTTGAATGCCTGCATGAGATGAAGCTCATAGTTGATTTGATTTGGCAGGGCGGACTTTCACTTATGAGATACTCAATCTCAGACACAGCTGAGTATGGTGATTACATGACAGGCAAGAGAATTATCACAGAAGAGACAAGAAAAGAGATGAAAAAAGTATTAGAAGAGATTCAAAACGGTACATTTGCAAAGAAGTGGATTTTGGAGAACATGGCAGGAAGACCTGAGTTCAATAGCATAAGAAGAAGAGAACAAAATCTTTTGATTGAACAGGTTGGTAAAGAGCTTAGAAAGATGATGCCTTGGATAAAGCCAATAAAAGAATAA
- the ilvN gene encoding acetolactate synthase small subunit translates to MKYTLSVLVENHPGVLSRVAGLFSRRGFNIDSLAVGVTEDPTISRMTIVVNGDDYIVEQVTKQLNKLIDVIKIKKLNPKEAVERELALIKVNANSQTRSDIIQITEIFRANIVDVSKETLTIEISGDEDKIEALIELLKQYGIREVVRTGLIAIERGNKVISKSKSEEDE, encoded by the coding sequence GTGAAGTACACACTTTCTGTTTTGGTTGAGAACCACCCGGGTGTGCTGTCCCGCGTTGCAGGGCTTTTTTCAAGAAGAGGTTTTAATATAGACAGCCTTGCTGTTGGCGTGACAGAAGACCCAACAATATCCCGCATGACAATTGTTGTAAATGGAGATGACTACATTGTCGAGCAGGTGACAAAACAGCTTAATAAACTTATTGATGTTATAAAAATCAAAAAACTAAACCCGAAAGAGGCTGTTGAAAGAGAGCTTGCGCTTATAAAGGTTAATGCTAATTCTCAGACGCGTTCAGACATTATTCAAATAACAGAAATTTTCAGAGCAAACATTGTAGATGTGTCAAAAGAAACGCTTACAATTGAGATTTCAGGTGATGAGGACAAGATTGAAGCGCTAATTGAGCTTTTGAAGCAATATGGTATTCGCGAGGTAGTCCGTACAGGACTTATTGCGATAGAGCGAGGGAATAAAGTCATATCAAAATCTAAGTCTGAGGAGGATGAGTAA
- the ilvB gene encoding biosynthetic-type acetolactate synthase large subunit, with translation MAKMTVARAMVEVLKSEGVEIIFGIPGAAIYPFYDALYDSDIKHVLVRTEQAAVHEASGYARTTGKVGVCVATSGPGATNLITGIATAYMDSVPIVAITGQVNSSLIGKDVFQEVDITGATAPFTKHNYLVKDPKKIVRILKEAFYIASTGRRGPVLIDVPIDVQLQEIEFEIPKEIDIPGYKPKEKGHPLQIKRAVEAIENSQRPVVCSGGGVIASGASQELQILIEKQKIPVISTLMGIGSIPTDHPYYLGMIGSHGQKEANLALRQADLLIVIGARLADRALGDTKITDNMKIIHIDIDPAEIGKNVDTNVPIVGDAKQVLSEINKRISERKDFWAHDIKAHKKVLIDDDKLHPYDVLREISRAYNGDYIITTDVGQHQIWAAHNLYIKEPGTFITSGGLGTMGYGVPAAIGAKFGRPDKEVISITGDGSFQMLLQELATIKREQVPIKIVLFNNTRLGMVYELQKKRCTGRFIATCLDGNPDFMILAKAYGIESMRLESKEKLKEAIEIMKSHKGPFLLEVVTSPDEPTIS, from the coding sequence ATGGCAAAGATGACGGTAGCACGGGCAATGGTAGAGGTTTTGAAAAGCGAGGGTGTAGAGATTATCTTTGGCATTCCGGGTGCGGCAATCTATCCGTTTTATGATGCTCTTTATGACTCTGATATAAAACATGTCCTAGTTAGAACAGAACAGGCAGCAGTTCATGAGGCAAGTGGATATGCGCGCACAACAGGCAAAGTGGGTGTGTGCGTTGCAACCTCTGGGCCTGGTGCTACAAATCTTATAACTGGCATTGCGACTGCATATATGGATTCAGTTCCTATTGTGGCCATCACCGGTCAGGTAAATTCAAGTTTAATTGGAAAAGATGTGTTTCAGGAAGTGGATATAACAGGGGCAACGGCTCCGTTTACCAAGCATAACTATCTTGTGAAAGACCCTAAAAAAATTGTAAGGATTTTAAAAGAAGCATTCTATATAGCCTCAACAGGAAGACGTGGACCTGTTTTGATAGATGTTCCCATAGATGTCCAGCTGCAGGAGATTGAATTTGAAATCCCAAAGGAAATTGATATTCCTGGCTACAAGCCAAAAGAAAAAGGTCATCCTCTGCAGATAAAAAGGGCAGTAGAAGCGATAGAAAACTCACAAAGACCTGTTGTATGCAGCGGTGGTGGAGTTATTGCATCAGGCGCATCACAGGAGTTGCAAATTTTAATAGAAAAACAAAAAATCCCTGTGATTTCAACCCTAATGGGAATTGGTTCTATTCCTACAGACCATCCTTATTATCTTGGCATGATAGGTTCACATGGTCAGAAAGAGGCCAATTTGGCGCTCAGGCAAGCAGACCTTTTAATTGTGATAGGTGCGCGGCTTGCAGACAGGGCGCTGGGTGATACAAAAATTACTGACAATATGAAGATTATTCATATAGACATTGACCCTGCTGAGATAGGAAAAAATGTTGATACAAATGTGCCAATTGTTGGCGATGCAAAACAGGTGCTTTCAGAGATTAATAAAAGAATTTCAGAAAGAAAAGATTTTTGGGCTCACGATATTAAAGCGCACAAGAAAGTTCTTATAGATGATGACAAGCTTCATCCTTATGATGTGCTAAGAGAAATTTCAAGAGCATACAATGGAGATTATATAATCACCACAGATGTTGGTCAGCATCAGATTTGGGCGGCTCATAATCTGTATATCAAAGAACCAGGGACATTTATAACTTCAGGTGGACTTGGCACAATGGGATATGGAGTTCCTGCAGCAATTGGTGCGAAGTTTGGAAGACCCGATAAAGAGGTAATTAGCATCACCGGCGATGGAAGTTTTCAGATGCTTTTGCAGGAGCTTGCTACCATTAAAAGAGAACAGGTGCCCATTAAAATTGTCCTTTTCAACAACACAAGGCTTGGAATGGTATATGAGCTTCAGAAGAAAAGATGCACAGGCAGGTTTATTGCAACATGCTTAGATGGCAACCCCGATTTTATGATATTAGCAAAAGCATATGGAATTGAGAGTATGAGGCTTGAGAGCAAGGAAAAGTTAAAAGAGGCAATTGAGATTATGAAAAGCCACAAGGGTCCATTTTTACTTGAGGTTGTGACAAGCCCTGATGAGCCCACTATATCTTAA